A DNA window from Luteolibacter luteus contains the following coding sequences:
- a CDS encoding SCO family protein: MKALFLACLLGCPAMAVAEDRPAPVTALPQGSLYGFDSTWTNQEGKKVVWKDSGGKTRIVAFGYASCKGVCPRIIGDMQRIEKELTDAERARCRFMFISLDPEHDKVAELKDLGERHKIDDSHWDLLTGDGEAVLEIAVALGIRYDRLPNGVDFAHSYLITVIDAKGMVRHKWSDPSEGPGPSVEAVRKAGGK; the protein is encoded by the coding sequence ATGAAAGCACTTTTTCTTGCCTGCTTGCTGGGTTGCCCGGCGATGGCTGTTGCCGAGGATCGTCCCGCACCTGTCACTGCCTTGCCTCAGGGATCGCTCTACGGGTTTGATTCCACATGGACGAATCAGGAGGGGAAGAAAGTGGTGTGGAAGGACTCTGGAGGGAAGACACGCATTGTGGCTTTCGGCTACGCGAGCTGCAAAGGGGTATGTCCGCGCATCATTGGTGACATGCAGCGGATCGAGAAGGAACTCACGGATGCGGAGAGAGCGCGCTGTCGCTTCATGTTCATCTCGCTCGATCCGGAGCACGACAAGGTTGCCGAGCTCAAGGATCTTGGCGAACGCCACAAGATTGACGATTCGCACTGGGACCTGTTGACCGGCGATGGCGAAGCCGTTCTTGAGATCGCCGTGGCGCTAGGGATCCGCTACGATCGCCTCCCGAATGGCGTGGACTTCGCGCATTCGTATCTCATCACGGTGATCGACGCGAAGGGGATGGTGAGGCACAAATGGAGCGATCCATCGGAGGGGCCCGGGCCATCAGTGGAGGCGGTCCGAAAGGCAGGTGGAAAGTAA
- the nirK gene encoding copper-containing nitrite reductase, with product MKLAVILLGLLGALIPSHAETEVHSNGTIKLPPEIKGEEVAVLTDPPNVPPPITRKHPAKVIVKLEVIEKEMRMSDGVNYTFWTFGGCVPGKFIRVRQGDFVEFHLMNHPTSKMPHNIDLHAVTGQGGGAAASFTAPGHSSTFSFRVLNPGLYVYHCAVAPVGMHVANGMYGLIYVEPEGGLPKVDHEYYVVQGDFYTKGRNGEQGLQPFDMEKAIDERPDYVVFNGSVGALSGDKAMAARKGETVRIFFGNGGPNLTSSFHAIGEIFDKVYVEGGTKVINNNVQTTLVPAGGSAIVEFKCEVPGTLILVDHALTRAFNKGAIGMIKVAGEPDPLTYSGKLDDLVYLPEGGTPQIMPQEGKPLEAAANKAERIERGKNVFASNCLACHQAEGQGIPAAFPPLAKSDFLNADVHRAVGAVVHGLTGEITVNGGKFNSVMPALALNDEDVANVLTFVLNSWDNQGGEVKPEDVAKIRAEKK from the coding sequence ATGAAGCTTGCCGTCATCCTCCTTGGCTTGTTGGGGGCCTTGATTCCCAGCCACGCGGAAACCGAAGTTCATTCGAACGGGACCATCAAGCTCCCGCCTGAGATCAAGGGAGAGGAGGTTGCGGTGCTGACCGATCCTCCGAACGTGCCGCCGCCGATCACCCGCAAGCATCCAGCCAAGGTCATCGTGAAGCTGGAGGTGATCGAGAAGGAGATGCGCATGTCCGATGGCGTGAACTACACCTTCTGGACCTTCGGGGGATGCGTGCCCGGGAAATTCATCCGGGTGCGGCAAGGTGACTTCGTCGAGTTCCATCTGATGAATCACCCGACGAGCAAGATGCCGCACAACATCGACCTCCATGCGGTAACTGGCCAAGGTGGCGGTGCGGCGGCTTCCTTCACCGCTCCGGGCCATAGCTCGACTTTCTCCTTCCGAGTGCTCAACCCCGGCCTTTATGTTTATCACTGCGCCGTTGCCCCGGTGGGCATGCACGTGGCCAATGGCATGTATGGGCTGATCTATGTGGAGCCGGAGGGAGGTCTGCCGAAGGTGGACCACGAATACTATGTGGTGCAGGGCGATTTCTACACCAAGGGCCGCAATGGCGAGCAAGGGCTTCAGCCCTTCGACATGGAAAAGGCGATCGATGAAAGACCGGACTACGTCGTCTTCAACGGCTCGGTGGGTGCCTTATCCGGGGACAAGGCGATGGCCGCCAGGAAGGGGGAAACGGTCCGCATTTTCTTCGGTAACGGCGGTCCGAATCTGACCTCCTCATTCCACGCGATCGGAGAGATCTTTGACAAGGTCTACGTGGAGGGTGGAACCAAGGTCATCAACAACAACGTGCAGACGACGCTCGTCCCGGCAGGCGGTTCCGCGATCGTCGAATTCAAATGCGAGGTGCCAGGTACGCTGATCTTGGTCGATCACGCGCTGACGCGGGCCTTTAACAAGGGAGCGATCGGCATGATCAAGGTGGCTGGAGAACCTGACCCGCTAACCTATTCGGGCAAGCTTGACGACCTGGTCTACCTGCCGGAAGGGGGGACGCCGCAGATCATGCCTCAGGAAGGTAAGCCGCTGGAAGCTGCTGCGAACAAGGCCGAACGGATCGAGCGCGGCAAGAATGTCTTCGCTTCCAACTGTCTCGCTTGTCACCAGGCGGAGGGGCAGGGGATCCCTGCGGCCTTTCCTCCGCTGGCGAAATCGGATTTCCTCAATGCCGATGTCCATCGTGCCGTGGGTGCGGTTGTCCACGGACTGACCGGCGAGATCACGGTGAATGGCGGAAAGTTCAACAGCGTGATGCCCGCCTTGGCCTTGAATGATGAGGATGTGGCGAACGTGCTGACCTTTGTCTTGAACTCGTGGGACAATCAAGGTGGCGAAGTAAAACCGGAGGACGTCGCGAAGATCCGCGCGGAGAAAAAGTGA
- a CDS encoding ABC transporter permease: protein MNRTTAVGVTGLVTALFAVFFLYPAFSVIGDAFKSPEGGFTLDFILGVFRNPVYREGLWNALALGITSTLATFLLAFPLALLSHRYDFRGRGVLGVLILIPLVLPPFVGAIGIKHMLGVEGSLNALLIDLGLMDAKQPVDWLAQGRFWGIVAMNALHLYPILYMNITAALSNLDPAMEQAAENLGCPPSRRLWRITLPLAMPGIFAGSAIVFVWAFTELGVPLVFDYTRVAPVQVFDGIKDITAGASSPMPYALVAVILVISAIVFGVTKALFGRQTSSTQPRPKGRGGEVKLAGLKALGCAMIFGGVFFVASLPHIGVILLSLSDDWYKTVLPLALKFDHYKDALGDPLVVPSIKNSLFYASGATLIDLVLGIAIAWVIVRSKIKGRSLLDALVMLPLAVPGLVLAFGYLALSQKGKPLYFLIGENGNPAMLLIVAYAVRRLPYVVRSAVAGLQQSNPALEEAARSLGAGWLRTLRRVSLPLIGANLAAGGILAFAFAMLEVSDSLILAQQTEHYPITKAIYMLLSALGNGHELAAALGVWAMIFLAVAITGAAALGGKRGGLFRV, encoded by the coding sequence ATGAATCGAACGACAGCCGTCGGAGTCACGGGGCTCGTCACCGCGCTATTCGCGGTCTTTTTTCTTTATCCGGCCTTCTCGGTCATCGGGGATGCCTTCAAGTCACCGGAGGGTGGCTTCACGTTGGATTTCATCTTAGGGGTCTTTCGGAATCCGGTGTATCGCGAGGGTCTCTGGAACGCGCTCGCGCTTGGCATCACGAGCACGCTGGCCACTTTCCTGCTGGCCTTCCCGCTGGCACTGCTCTCGCACCGGTATGATTTCAGGGGACGCGGGGTGCTGGGAGTGCTGATCCTGATTCCGCTGGTGCTTCCGCCGTTCGTGGGTGCCATCGGTATCAAGCACATGCTCGGGGTGGAGGGATCATTGAATGCTCTCCTGATCGATTTGGGGTTGATGGATGCGAAGCAGCCGGTCGATTGGCTGGCCCAAGGACGATTCTGGGGGATCGTGGCGATGAACGCGTTGCACCTCTACCCGATCCTCTACATGAACATCACCGCGGCGCTGTCGAACCTGGATCCCGCGATGGAGCAGGCTGCGGAAAACCTCGGTTGCCCTCCTTCGCGGCGCCTTTGGCGAATCACCTTGCCGCTGGCGATGCCCGGGATCTTCGCGGGATCCGCCATCGTTTTCGTGTGGGCCTTTACCGAGCTTGGTGTGCCTTTGGTTTTTGACTACACACGCGTGGCTCCGGTGCAGGTCTTCGATGGGATAAAGGACATTACTGCCGGAGCTTCGAGTCCGATGCCTTACGCGCTGGTTGCGGTGATTCTGGTGATCTCCGCGATCGTCTTTGGCGTTACGAAGGCACTCTTCGGTCGCCAGACCTCAAGCACCCAGCCACGCCCGAAAGGGCGAGGGGGTGAAGTGAAGCTTGCCGGCCTGAAGGCCTTGGGGTGCGCGATGATATTCGGTGGGGTCTTTTTCGTGGCGTCCCTGCCGCACATCGGGGTGATCCTGCTTTCGCTGTCCGACGACTGGTACAAGACGGTGCTGCCGCTGGCCCTGAAGTTCGATCACTACAAGGACGCGCTGGGTGATCCGCTGGTGGTGCCTTCGATCAAGAACAGCCTTTTCTACGCGTCCGGAGCGACCTTGATCGATCTGGTGCTGGGAATTGCGATTGCGTGGGTGATCGTGCGCAGCAAGATCAAGGGGCGTTCATTGCTGGATGCCCTGGTGATGTTGCCGCTTGCCGTGCCGGGCTTGGTGCTAGCATTCGGCTACTTGGCACTGTCGCAGAAAGGGAAACCGCTCTATTTCCTGATCGGTGAGAACGGGAACCCCGCGATGCTGCTGATCGTGGCCTACGCGGTGCGGCGCTTGCCGTATGTGGTGCGCTCCGCCGTCGCCGGCCTCCAGCAGAGCAATCCGGCGCTGGAGGAAGCCGCACGCTCCTTGGGCGCGGGATGGCTCCGCACCCTGCGGCGTGTGTCGTTGCCTCTGATCGGGGCGAATCTCGCAGCGGGCGGTATCCTGGCGTTTGCCTTTGCCATGCTGGAGGTGAGCGACAGCCTGATTCTAGCCCAGCAGACGGAGCATTACCCGATCACGAAGGCGATCTACATGCTGCTGTCCGCCTTGGGAAATGGTCATGAGCTGGCTGCGGCGTTGGGCGTCTGGGCGATGATCTTCCTGGCGGTGGCGATTACCGGGGCGGCGGCGCTTGGCGGGAAGCGTGGTGGTTTGTTCCGGGTGTAG
- a CDS encoding ABC transporter substrate-binding protein: MRRFVPILLLLAAVIVAPILLRTSSDLATAGQAQDRLVIITPHNETIRSEFGEAFARYWREKKGRSIYVDWRIPGGTSDIARVLNSSFDAADAIKSPGIGIDLFFGGGEPDFKLQAEKGRFAELEVFSKQPEWFKEEVIPAKFTGENYYDAHRMWVGTCLSQMGICYNVDSVKRLGLMPPRRWDDLGDPAYAGYLALADPTKSGSVGRSFEMMIQEQMQQVIREKGDSPASREEGWQRGLNLLQRMAANARYFTDSASKVPHDVAQGDAAAGTCIDFYGRSYEEKFSRNGRKSRLLWSAPLGGTSMSVDPIAVFRGAPNMEIAQEFVTFCLSREGQLLWNLRVGQPGGPRETSPRRLPVRRDLYGTDTLPMFSDPDALPYERSGSFEYNRELTGPAFKALAQIFRAMCIDPHEEMKHAWLEMREHTGPAVKIEETPAGKVFFDTSHVSYDRLMNGIVPLLGKRDPLATLREMSAISETFRQNYQKAAALAEKGGRP; encoded by the coding sequence ATGCGCCGCTTTGTTCCCATCTTGCTGCTCTTGGCCGCAGTGATTGTCGCGCCCATCCTGTTGCGGACGTCCTCGGACTTGGCGACGGCGGGGCAGGCGCAGGATCGCCTCGTGATCATCACCCCGCACAACGAGACAATCCGCTCGGAGTTCGGGGAGGCCTTCGCCCGCTATTGGCGGGAGAAGAAAGGTCGTTCGATTTACGTCGACTGGCGGATCCCCGGCGGGACCTCGGACATCGCACGGGTGCTGAACAGTTCCTTTGACGCTGCGGATGCGATCAAGAGTCCCGGCATCGGGATCGATCTTTTCTTCGGTGGCGGAGAGCCGGACTTCAAGCTACAGGCGGAAAAGGGCCGCTTCGCGGAGCTGGAGGTTTTTTCCAAGCAGCCGGAGTGGTTCAAGGAAGAGGTGATCCCTGCGAAGTTCACCGGCGAGAATTACTACGACGCGCATCGTATGTGGGTGGGCACCTGTCTCTCCCAGATGGGCATCTGCTACAATGTCGATTCGGTAAAACGGCTGGGGTTGATGCCGCCGCGCCGCTGGGATGATCTGGGCGATCCAGCCTATGCCGGCTATCTGGCGCTGGCGGATCCCACGAAGAGCGGGTCGGTAGGGCGCTCCTTCGAGATGATGATCCAGGAGCAGATGCAGCAGGTGATCCGTGAGAAGGGGGACTCGCCTGCAAGCCGCGAAGAAGGCTGGCAGCGCGGGCTCAACCTGCTGCAGCGCATGGCGGCGAACGCCCGGTACTTCACCGACTCTGCCAGCAAGGTGCCGCACGATGTCGCACAAGGAGATGCAGCGGCAGGAACCTGTATCGATTTCTACGGACGCTCGTATGAGGAGAAGTTTAGCAGGAACGGTCGCAAATCGCGATTGTTGTGGAGCGCTCCGCTTGGAGGCACCTCGATGTCGGTGGATCCCATTGCGGTTTTCCGCGGGGCTCCGAACATGGAGATCGCCCAGGAGTTTGTGACTTTCTGCCTGAGCCGCGAGGGACAGCTGCTGTGGAACCTGAGAGTTGGCCAGCCGGGCGGTCCGCGTGAGACCTCGCCGCGACGTCTCCCGGTGCGCCGGGACCTTTACGGCACGGATACCTTGCCGATGTTTTCGGATCCGGATGCCTTGCCCTACGAGCGGAGCGGGAGCTTCGAGTATAACCGGGAGCTCACGGGACCCGCTTTCAAGGCTCTGGCCCAGATCTTCCGGGCGATGTGCATCGATCCGCATGAGGAGATGAAGCACGCGTGGCTGGAGATGCGGGAGCACACGGGCCCGGCGGTGAAAATCGAGGAGACGCCCGCAGGCAAGGTATTCTTCGATACCTCTCATGTGAGTTATGACCGCCTGATGAACGGGATTGTTCCGTTGCTGGGGAAGAGGGATCCGTTGGCCACCTTGCGTGAAATGAGCGCGATCTCCGAGACCTTTCGCCAGAATTACCAGAAGGCTGCTGCTCTGGCGGAGAAAGGAGGCCGTCCATGA
- a CDS encoding ABC transporter ATP-binding protein has protein sequence MDAIRADSIVKQFGTVRALDGVTVEVAAGELFFLLGASGCGKTTLLRCIAGLETPTSGTISFGGKDVTQLPPHKREAAMVFQSYALWPHLNVERNVAFGLEERKVDKAEVRRRVGEALELVHLNGMGERGIDQLSGGQQQRVALARALVVRPKCLLLDEPLSNLDAKLRIEMRREIRRIVKEGGLTGIYVTHDQEEALSMADRMAIMNRGRIEQLGTAEEVYRNPRTPFVSGFIGETNLLRGNVIEVRGEYAMIDTSAGPLVGRVTLPEWVPSHGEQVLLSVRPEAWRMDSGVRENSISGKIVDRSYLGQRIQYLVQTATGPQQVVELNPLVVRDPGETIVHLSARHADVVVLQA, from the coding sequence ATGGATGCCATTCGCGCTGACTCCATCGTCAAACAATTCGGAACGGTCCGGGCCCTTGATGGGGTGACCGTAGAGGTCGCGGCGGGCGAGCTTTTCTTCCTTCTGGGGGCGTCCGGTTGCGGCAAGACGACACTGCTGCGCTGCATCGCCGGATTGGAGACGCCGACGTCGGGGACAATTTCCTTCGGTGGCAAGGACGTGACCCAATTGCCCCCCCACAAGCGGGAGGCGGCAATGGTTTTCCAGAGCTACGCGCTGTGGCCGCACCTGAATGTCGAGCGGAACGTGGCTTTTGGCCTTGAGGAGCGGAAGGTGGACAAGGCGGAAGTTCGCAGACGGGTAGGAGAGGCACTGGAACTGGTGCATCTGAACGGTATGGGAGAGAGGGGGATCGATCAGCTCTCCGGTGGCCAGCAGCAGCGTGTGGCATTGGCCCGCGCACTGGTGGTGCGTCCCAAATGTCTTTTGCTTGATGAGCCGCTTTCGAATCTCGATGCGAAGCTCCGGATCGAGATGCGGCGGGAGATCCGGAGGATCGTGAAAGAGGGAGGTCTGACCGGGATCTACGTGACTCACGACCAAGAGGAGGCGCTCTCCATGGCCGACCGGATGGCGATCATGAACCGGGGGCGCATCGAGCAGCTTGGCACGGCCGAGGAAGTTTACCGGAATCCCCGCACTCCTTTTGTTTCCGGATTCATCGGGGAGACCAACCTACTGCGCGGAAACGTCATCGAGGTTCGAGGCGAGTACGCCATGATCGATACATCGGCGGGTCCGCTGGTCGGACGCGTCACGCTTCCAGAGTGGGTGCCATCCCATGGGGAGCAGGTACTGCTGTCCGTGCGGCCGGAGGCGTGGAGGATGGATTCCGGGGTGCGGGAGAATTCGATCTCGGGAAAGATCGTGGACCGGAGCTATCTGGGCCAGCGCATCCAATATCTGGTGCAAACCGCGACCGGGCCGCAGCAAGTCGTGGAGCTGAATCCCCTGGTGGTGCGTGATCCGGGGGAGACGATCGTCCATCTCTCCGCGCGCCATGCGGACGTGGTCGTGCTGCAAGCTTGA
- a CDS encoding formylglycine-generating enzyme family protein, which yields MRCRVAILLGCLLAAAVAAAEMPMAKIAGGRYARPLEKSGQVREVPSFYLDVRQVTNAEYLAFVKLHPEWQRTRVNRLFADNGYLRHWAGDTELGPLAPSEAPVTNVSWFAARAFLKAQGKRLPTLDEWEFVARADERRVDATGEGEFRKRILTWYSKPMPEVLPSAESMPANIYGVRGMHGLVWEWTSNFVASMSGGESRSDGSPEGPLFCGGAATDPNQAIEYADFMRVAFRSSLQGSFCLGGLGFRGAKDASDSIDPSP from the coding sequence GTGAGATGCCGAGTTGCGATCTTGTTGGGATGCCTGCTGGCGGCCGCAGTCGCAGCGGCCGAGATGCCGATGGCGAAGATCGCCGGAGGGCGCTACGCCCGCCCCTTGGAGAAGAGTGGTCAGGTCCGCGAGGTCCCGTCGTTCTATCTCGATGTCCGGCAGGTGACGAACGCCGAGTATCTCGCCTTCGTAAAGCTTCATCCCGAGTGGCAACGCACACGGGTGAACCGTTTGTTTGCCGACAATGGCTATCTCCGCCATTGGGCTGGGGATACCGAATTGGGTCCGCTGGCTCCCTCCGAGGCTCCGGTGACGAATGTTTCATGGTTCGCTGCGCGCGCCTTCCTGAAGGCTCAGGGCAAGCGTCTGCCGACGCTGGACGAGTGGGAATTTGTCGCACGGGCCGATGAGCGGCGTGTGGACGCGACCGGTGAGGGGGAATTTCGAAAGCGTATCCTCACGTGGTATTCGAAGCCAATGCCGGAGGTGCTTCCTTCCGCTGAATCGATGCCTGCGAATATCTACGGCGTCCGAGGCATGCACGGGCTGGTGTGGGAGTGGACGAGCAATTTCGTCGCTTCGATGAGCGGCGGGGAATCTCGCTCCGATGGCTCACCGGAAGGACCGTTGTTCTGCGGCGGTGCGGCGACCGATCCCAACCAGGCGATCGAGTATGCCGATTTCATGCGCGTGGCGTTCCGGTCGTCCTTGCAAGGCAGCTTTTGCCTCGGCGGGCTCGGCTTTCGCGGCGCGAAAGATGCATCCGATTCCATCGACCCCTCACCATGA